Proteins co-encoded in one Amaranthus tricolor cultivar Red isolate AtriRed21 chromosome 7, ASM2621246v1, whole genome shotgun sequence genomic window:
- the LOC130817583 gene encoding uncharacterized protein LOC130817583, with protein MDNRSSISKMVLIVPILFLAISASASSITETNPEMEKIVSAMIEDPLVAVAAYLRQQEEGIESRIRCKAHGQYCTVGKEYECCSGTKCIHYNMSWGLCIKQG; from the exons ATGGACAACCGTTCATCCATTTCTAAGATGGTTCTCATTGTACCAATACTTTTTTTAGCTATTTCTg CTTCAGCATCAAGCATTACTGAGACCAATCCAGAAATGGAGAAAATAGTATCAGCAATGATTGAGGATCCACTTGTGGCTGTTGCTGCGTACTTACGTCAGCAAGAAGAAGGTATTGAATCCAGAATTAGGTGCAAGGCACACGGGCAATACTGTACTGTTGGGAAGGAGTATGAGTGCTGTTCCGGGACTAAATGCATCCATTACAACATGTCTTGGGGACTCTGCATCAAACAAGGTTAA